One Natronomonas gomsonensis genomic window, GCGTAAAACCCCGCCAACGCGAGGTTGTAGGCGAACCGGGGCGCGGTTCCGGTGAACAGCGTCAACAGCGCGGCGAGCATGTGGCCGCCGTAGTAATATCGCACCGACTCGCCGGCGAACCACATGTCCTCCGGTGGGAGCGTCCCGGCCTGAAGGAGCGTCCGGAGCAGTCCAAAATCGAGGAACTTCTCGCCGGTCGACAGCGGCAGCGGTGCGATGGCCGGTGACACCGACCGAATCGCGACGACGAAACAGAACGCGACCGCGAACACGGCGGCGGCCTCGGCGAACGCGCGCTCGTCTATGTCGGCGTAGTCCCGAAGTGCGGCGCTTGCGAGAACGAGAACCGCGAGAGCCACAAGAAGCGCGGGCCAGCCGAAAGCGACGTGTCCGACGAGATAGCCGACGACGGCGACGGTCGCGAGACCGACCGGAATCGCGAACGCGGCACCGCCGTCGTGAAACCGTGAAAACAACGCCCCGGACAGCGGCAGGGCGGCGAGACCGACGGCGAGATACATCACGAGCCAGAGCGCGACGAGCCCGTATTCCATCATCCGTACGGCGGACGTGAGCCCCTATACCTCTTGTGGAGTCCGGATTCGAACGAGCCGAACGGTTTTTCATCGCCCGGGCGCGAGAGAGGGGTATGTCAACGCTCGGGGTCGTCGTCCCCGCCTTCCGCCCCGACCGCCGCCGCCTCGAAGCGTACCTCCGTGCGGTTGCCGAGGAACTCCAGCCGGACGTGCTGCGAGTCGAAATCGACGATCCACGACCGGCCGTGTTAGAGGACATCGCCGGGTTCGGTATTCCAATCGTCGAAACCAACGCGGTGCCGTACCGACGCGGCAAGGGCGCCGCCATCACCGCCGGGTTCGAGGCGCTCGAAACCGACCGCCTCGCATTCGCGGACGCCGACGGAAGCACCGCCGCTACCGAACTGCGCCGCATCGTCGGCGCACTCGACGATGCGGACGTGGCTGCGGGGTCACGCCGCCACCCCGATGCGACGGTCACCAGCCACCAGACCCTCGCCCGGCGCTATCTCGGCGACGGTTTCGCGTGGCTGGCCCGCCGATTGCTCGATGCCGACCTTTATGACTACCAATGTGGCGCGAAAGCCA contains:
- a CDS encoding glycosyltransferase, which codes for MSTLGVVVPAFRPDRRRLEAYLRAVAEELQPDVLRVEIDDPRPAVLEDIAGFGIPIVETNAVPYRRGKGAAITAGFEALETDRLAFADADGSTAATELRRIVGALDDADVAAGSRRHPDATVTSHQTLARRYLGDGFAWLARRLLDADLYDYQCGAKAITAEAWETVRSHLYEPGFAWDVELLAMAAALGLDVEEVPIEWEDKPGSTVDPLSTAVDLGAALLTARHRSKRIQDSRFHDAIAATRDETALVDRPNEGRGGHGQ